In a genomic window of Myotis daubentonii chromosome X, mMyoDau2.1, whole genome shotgun sequence:
- the CD99 gene encoding CD99 antigen isoform X2 yields the protein MARWAVLALLLIGLRDARVSGQGDFDLADAFDDGPKKPTPTPRKPSSGDDLSLEDALGGGGHSDPGIPAPPRPKPNPNPKQPETSGGFSDSDLLDGTSGGAGAGGAGGGGDGAGGGGGSPRHEGDGQAEQGDINLENHRSINAEPPVQQTLLAK from the exons ATGGCGCGCTGGGCGGTCCTCGCGCTGCTGCTGATCGGCCTCCGGGACGCTCGGGTGTCCGGCCAAG GTGATTTCGACTTAGCGGACGCCTTTGATG ACGGCCCCAAGAAGCCCACACCTACGCCAAGGAAACCCAGCTCCG GCGATGACTTAAGTTTAGAAGATGCCTTGGGTGGTGGGGGACACA GTGACCCAGGAATTCCTGCTCCCCCGAGGCCCAAACCGAATCCGAACCCAAAGCAGCCAGAAACCTCAG gTGGATTTTCAGATTCCGACCTCCTGGACGGGACCTCAGGGGGAG CCGGAGCTGGAGGTGCAGGTGGCGGCGGGGACGGCGCCGGTGGCGGAGGCGGCAGCCCGCGGCATGAGGGCGACGGGCAGG ctgagCAAGGTGACATCAACTTGGAGAACCATCGCAGCATCAACGCGGAGCCACCAG TTCAACAGACGCTCCTGGCGAAATAG
- the CD99 gene encoding CD99 antigen isoform X1, with the protein MARWAVLALLLIGLRDARVSGQGDFDLADAFDDGPKKPTPTPRKPSSGDDLSLEDALGGGGHSDPGIPAPPRPKPNPNPKQPETSGGFSDSDLLDGTSGGAGAGGAGGGGDGAGGGGGSPRHEGDGQGEPQGVIPGIIGAVVVAVAGAISSFIAYQKKKLCFKGNAEQGDINLENHRSINAEPPVQQTLLAK; encoded by the exons ATGGCGCGCTGGGCGGTCCTCGCGCTGCTGCTGATCGGCCTCCGGGACGCTCGGGTGTCCGGCCAAG GTGATTTCGACTTAGCGGACGCCTTTGATG ACGGCCCCAAGAAGCCCACACCTACGCCAAGGAAACCCAGCTCCG GCGATGACTTAAGTTTAGAAGATGCCTTGGGTGGTGGGGGACACA GTGACCCAGGAATTCCTGCTCCCCCGAGGCCCAAACCGAATCCGAACCCAAAGCAGCCAGAAACCTCAG gTGGATTTTCAGATTCCGACCTCCTGGACGGGACCTCAGGGGGAG CCGGAGCTGGAGGTGCAGGTGGCGGCGGGGACGGCGCCGGTGGCGGAGGCGGCAGCCCGCGGCATGAGGGCGACGGGCAGG GCGAACCCCAGGGGGTGATCCCCGGCATCATCGGGGCCGTGGTGGTGGCCGTGGCCGGGGCCATCTCCAGCTTCATCGCCTACCAGAAGAAGAAGCTCTGCTTCAAGGGCAACG ctgagCAAGGTGACATCAACTTGGAGAACCATCGCAGCATCAACGCGGAGCCACCAG TTCAACAGACGCTCCTGGCGAAATAG